GCCATCGTCCAGTTTTCAGTTTGTGAAAAGGCGATTGGGGGTCTGATATTTCAAAATCTtatattttttcctctttttttcagGTGAAACGCTCGGATGATCGTGACAGCTGGGCAGTTGTTGGCATATCGCGATGGAGAGAAGGATGTGCAACACAAGAAAAAGATGCGGTCTATACACGCATTGACAAATACATGAGCTGGATTaacaagaaaattaacaaaCGGCCGAGAAAGTGAAAACTAAAAGAATGATGAAGAAGCCCTTAGCTCTTAACAAGAGTAATGGACTTTTGCTCTTAAATTTTAACCGTAAGCAATTAAGACGCGCAATTTTAAAACGACCTCAGTTAATTAGCTTAGTATCACGTTGTCTCAGTTAGAGATATAACTTTGCGGCGTGCGAGTATCGTGCAGTTAAGCTTCAATAATCTTGTCTTGTTTGCCTTGTACAATGTACTCAAATAATTTGGTGGGAACGGCGTCGAAGGAAATCAGCTGATCCACCATTCCGACGTTAGCACAAGTTTTCGCTTCAAAGTTGTTTCCGTTTTCGTTGTGATTTCCTAGATCGAATTCTATATTTTTGGAGATAAAAATTAACGTGTGCTTGAAGTATTAATGTATTGAGCCGTTGATTGCCCTTAAGATTGCGACTAAATGttcttattaaattttcaacctcgatTTGATTCGTGCTGCGTGAACTCCACTGCATATAGAACCAATCAATTAACATTTTCTTAGTCTTTCGTCTCAAAAAATAGTTTTATGTTTTGGCATTGAAATAGTGTTTTTACTTCTTCTATTATTGATGTGAGCCTTTAAATAAACGATACACAACTAGAACGTTACTCACGTCTTCTTATAAAGATGAGAGTTAGATATATCGGCTGGAGAGGAGAACCAGGTTCCGGCTCAGGTTCAGTTATTTGAAAGTTTGCCTGCATTATAAATGTGCGCTCTATTCTGCTACTTGAATTAGTTGAAGTTTATGTTCCATAGAACTCTTCGCAGGATTCTACTGAAAACCATTTACCGTTCATGGCAAACTTCAAGTTTTGTCTCTTTATTGACTCCTTGGGGGTACATAGGATATCCGTCTCCTCGGACTTTACTGCAGAGGCAAACCCCGGCCTATTTGTGTAGCCACGGGGCGTGCTTGTAGGGAAAGTATGCAGGCTCGTGGAAGAAATAGAAATCCCTAAACCCAAGTCATTTCAATATGGCCCCTTTAATTTCTCCCAGTATTTTACAGTGCTGTTGTTCAAGCAAATGTTGCACTCCAATGGCTGTCGTTTTGTCCTCCAAGGCTTCCATCTTAAGGTGGTTCAAAACGGTTTCAACACTTCAAAGACACTCTCTGTATCATGTAAAAGCAATGTTATAGTACCATACGAAAGCCGATTATTTCTAAACAAGATGTGGTCATTATTGCGAcataataagttaccttgggaACGGGAAACCTtggcaaaaacaccctatattttggatttagttgctcctatctcaaaaacgaactcggtgatgCCCTTTTTTTATCGCTGAAAAGTGACCAGAGGGCTAAGATgtaactttctgcaaagttttaaaaaagtcTGTACTGCAGAATCAGAGCCACCTAAGAAAAAtcaggtggctctgaatccgctgaaTATAATTTGTTTAAACGTTACAGGAAGTTTTatcttgcccttctgattagCTTTCAGAAACATATACCATATTATACCATATtatagttcgtttttgagatataaggaACTTAAGAcgaaataaagggtgtttttacggGGCTTGCCCGTTGctacggtgacatattacgtcacaataatgactgcatcctgttcagcaataattggtgtttcatatcgTACCAAAATATCGCTAATACATGATACttaaaacaaattgcgattttgagacggcaataccacattatattgacggctagttgggagaaaatatattccgtattgggcggaCTCGCGAAGCGAcggagcccaatacggaatatattttctcccaacgccgtcaatacaatgtggtattgccgtctcaaaatcgcaattagttttgtatcgcgatccatcatttataaggataaataaaactgtaaactaatcaacccgcgcgtgatcgaaatttcaattctttctatctgcgaaacgtatttgtttgcctacgtcagcaacccaattcagtgcaacgacgtcaatttcaacattagaaccaatcacatgccgcaaaagtgagacggcaatacttagctcttattaaccgagcaggaggtctgtatgggagaatcttgaccgaggtcgtgagcagagaccgaacgcagtgaggtctgtacacacgaccgaggtcaagattctcccatacagactgactaagctcggttaataagatgtttattatatggcaaactagaacaatttaattcgtttaatgtaactggtttgtactaactgacatttttgcgaacggcgatgagtggcgatgagctgaacttaattctgtcaaagtttgctcgccatcctctcttttgtcatcatgctgtttggcacttccataaataaatattggtagaagaaaatactcaatatttttgcattttagtttgcatcttttcaccgcaaaacactaccggactagatgccggtctagatgggaaaatctagaccgcggtcaatatcgatttcagccaatcaaattcgtgaacttggtagttcccagtccttgtgagacagaaccatataataacacgaaatattgacggctcgcgcataggcaaaactataagattGCGATACAGCGTTGTAGTGCCGACCCCTCTAATAAAAGCCTTATTtggaagtgttgaaactggttcgagccaCCTTAATTGAATGCTACCAACGGGTCATGGGATGGCCAATATAGCACTTCTATCAGTTTATTTTACCATCGTAGAGGGGTCTATTGTAGTAGCTTGCTAAATCAtgaattgaaaaaattgccatttttgtAGTCCCTTTATCAAAACACGCGTTTTTAAACTTGCCGAATTCTGAATAACGTGTTGTGGCCACAAAGTTCTGTCCACGCAAATAATTTTGCATGCCACTCAAAATTTCCTATTCTTGCAATTTGTGCACGAAACAGTTTCTTTTGTATGTGTTGATGGTAAAAATGTTGGTAATCTATTTCTTCACAAAGGAACTTACTTTTAGTAATCATCTTAGCGGTTGATCTTCGCCGACATGATGACCAACAAAATGTTGCCCAAGCGGGGGCTAAAGATAAGTACTTTTAGAGGCAATACTTGCAGACGGAGATTCCTTGTGAGGTTTTCACCGTTCTTTGAAACTCGGTTAAAGCTTCTGAATAACAAAAATGGTCAGAAATCATGAATGTCATTTACAATAATCGAGTTGTTTAGGGCAGCATGGTCCGTAACCCCATAGCCCAAAAAAAGAGCCCCACTGCGCTCACAAGTCTTGGAAATTGCTACGTTTCCAGGATACGTGCGTGTTTGATCTCTGTCCATACCCATCCTTGCACGTTGTTACTCAGGTACACGGAAAAAGCAAATTTATGATATGACGATTCGCACCTGGAGGAAAAAAGTGCAGTTGAATATTAATAAAAGTTACGACGAGAACTATACGTCCAATGGGCTAGAGAAATTAAGGTGTCCAAAAAGTGACATATATTTTGCAAATCCTCCATTTTGAAGAGATGGACTTTCGGGAAAGTGAAGCGAGAAAGCTTGCGTTCCGGACTACGACCTACGGACCTAGAACCTAGACAACACGCCTGGACGCACGTCCGACAAgttcaagttaaaaagaaataataataataataaaatgctttgtttacgGTGGAAGTGAACTTCGCTATCAAGCTAGATCACAGGCACCCCACATTTAATAAtatgaaagaaacaatttaaacttagaaacatgattaagagcCCCAACTGGCAGAGGGAAACCAGTTGGCtctttacaaagcgtggtagagttgaatccgggacaaccggaaacaaatccaaaccagaggttagaacgggatttgaacccggggcgACCGCATGCATCCTCAAGGCCATAACCgctggaccacactgcctctgCCGAATTGTTTTGGTGTGTAACGATGAACATTTCGGACTGATGCCTTACAACCTcgtcttcaaaacgagtctcgTATAAGAACTAGTGTTTATACGAGGGAGAAATAACTGCAATCATCGCTTGCTTTGAGAAAGAGTCTGAGAGGATTGTTATCGGGCGACTGGTCTACGTTAAGGTTTAGCTATTCTACCTCATAAGCTTCCAATGCTTCCGTAATCATAGGCTGGACTGGCAGGACATTTGATCCAAGTCTCAAATCCTTTGTATCTTCAAAACAAAAGGGTCTTGACATTAAAGACTGGTGTACGTCAGGAACTTAAAACTCATATATCTCTTTGGAGAGTATTGTCACCTTGTACAAACAGTTTACAATATTTCTACTTTATGTCACTTGTAAATACTTAACCTTTGAAAAATTGAGGATGTAAGTagcaattaaaattaaacagGCCAGCGCTCGAAGTCGCCTTTTGGAAACCTTCTTTCACAGAAAGGTTGCCAAATATAAAATGTTGGTCGCCATTTTCCCTCGATGCAATAATTGCAAAAGAAATTCGTGGACAATGTTTCTGTAGGTATATTATCAAGCTTTTTCATTTTGTCTGgatctaaaaaaaaacataccgATTATCACGACACCACGACCTTGGCGATAATTTTTGTAGTCGCCAGTTCGGTCGTAGCATCGAGCGCTGCAGGTGTGTGAAAGCGATCACTAAAACCAGGGAAAGTAGTTTTGAGCTTCTGTCTACAAACATAGCGGATATTACATGACTGCGTGAGGAGACGAAGTTTATTTTCGGGTGCTGATGCAGCGAACAAGTGAGAGACATCATATCAGCCCTGACAAAAGTGATTATCTTGACTGAAGAAAGTCGTTGGTAGTTTCACTGTCTTCGTATCTCCCGAAACaatcttttttaaaatgaatttcaatTAATGACGCCAAAAACCGCGCGACTTCGCGGTTGAACAAGATGCactaatatgattggctgacaTCTCCGTAACCATGACGACACcaatatcctcacatgtgaaagataaaaatagtataCTCTCTTGCTGCGATGAAGATATCAGATTGTAGGGGCGAGAAAAATGCCTGTATTTCATTGGTATTTATGTactactgatgggctcctgataaaGCTGAATAGAACACAGCTGTTAGTGATGTGCTAGACTAGAGGTGCGCCTTCAAGACCCGGATCTTCGATTTGTACGACACCAGACTATGCTTAATCATTTTGTGAATTACATGTTTAACATAGAGTGACAAACCTTCCACTTGAGTCGTTCAATCTTTTACAGATCGCTCTGCAGTCCTGAATGTCTTGCCTCACGTGCTCCAACAAAGCTTCGTGTTGTTTGTTTAGTTTCTGAAAGAACGTTAATCTCTTTTTTATTCTGTTTGTCGTGTCCTCATTGATACAGTTTCTGAATGCATCCAAACGGAGCTTTTCTTTTTCTATCAACGTATCTTGTTGCCGTTGCGCCTCGCGAAAGTTACTAAGTAATCCAAGAATCTTTTCACGGCATTCTGTTCCCTCATCTCCATTTTTGGACACTCTTTGCCAGTTATGTACTTCTGTTCTTATTTGAACCTGAAATAGAGATTTTCATTGGACTTGACAGGAtgccaaaaataataataatgataatgataataataataataataataataataataataataataataataataataataataaattaaacaaataaaacatatttttaagCCGTCGAAACTTGTATTGTTTCAATCAGAGTATAAAGACGTTTGTACAATGATGTTGCAAATTGAAAATGATGGAAGACAATGTGGTGGATATTTTCGTCTCCGTTATGAATGCCTTTCCACCTTTTTCTACTGAGCAGTCCTCTTTTATACACTACTATATCCTCAAGTACCTCGATGGCGAAGCGACGTGGCCAACGAAAAATCTGCATTAGCAAAGGTTGAAGCTTTTTAGGACTGTATGAGGTTGATTGACTTactgaaattttaaaacaccatACAAATTTTACCACATGAAAGCTGCTAGATTCTATTTAATTAAGGGTTCTAGTAGACTAGCTGACATAAACTTTGCTATACATTGTTAAGTTACTTTGTTAAGTTGGAGACCTGTGGCATTTGAACCAGCGCCTATGTTAGTCAGTAGTTAATTTAGTGGCTCGTTGTGTGTGCAACCATCTTGCTGTAATGTAGTTTAGTTTTAGGTTGAATGATAAGGCCAATTCAATGTGATTAAAACACCAGCGGACATTAATTTCCTTTCAAGAATATTAATATAGGATTTCATTCATACTGAAGCGTTTCAGTGCTACAAAAATTAATCCATTCGGTAATTGATGGTAATAGTTCTTTTGTGAAAGGGGAGAGATGATCCTCGCACCTATCTGCACAATTTATGAGTGGCTTCATAACAAagttggtagaacattgcaccggcatcgcagagttCATGAGTCCGAATCCCGtcgaagccacctgaatttttcaggtgtctataagataTTTGTCCAGATAAATGCAAGGACAACTACTCTCATTCTTATATAACCCACCCTTTAAATATATAAACTTAATTTAAGATGTTTAAATTTAGAACTGCCTGTGATGATGTCCAAAATGCTGTTGTtatataggccactttcaaaaataccatgcATGATACTCTTTGCTtgcccccaaaattttgcatgagcaatgttttcatttctcttgggacattttaagtcccaagagaaactgggaAAGAGTGTTATGGTTACCGTACTTTTGAAAGTGGTCTGTATCGTTCTATCCACGCTACAAGGGAAATGGCGTGATCGTCATGGATAGAACGATGTATGACAACAGCATTTTGAacataaatttatttcattcaataatttttttgtaacctGAAATATCTTCTTCTGTTCTTGATAATGCTGGCAAAGTTTGGTAAAGTGTTCAAACTTATAGTCTGGAGGAGACTGAATAGTTACTTTGACCTGTTAAGTAAGCAATAAGCAACCaacaaacaattattctttggcGGAATGTTTTACGATAACGTCGTCTGTTTTGGAAAACCATGCATATTCAGTGAAATAAACAGATTCATATCACCCGTTGTTAGTTATTCGAATCTAGAGGTCATACAGCCTTGCTTTTCCTTGTGTAGCTTAAGTCCTTTGCTTCACGTTCGGCCACCCAATATAGGTGAGTAGATTCATGCCACTTTGGATAGACGTGTCCTCAAAGTCCCATTTTTGGGCATGATTTTGGTTCTAGTTATTATTTGGGAAACACTTTGTGGAATCTACATAATGTAGCTGGAACCACATTGTGCGCTTCCGTGGCCAATCGACAAGTAACCTTCAAAAATTCCTACCGGGCCGACTGCAAAACAGCGGGCCTATGATGTGGCTAAACATAGCAATACTGAAATTAAACGTTGAAGCACTTGTGGCCTGAGTTAATCTTCGCTGCTAATTTTCGTGAAGACAAATGGCTTACTTACCTGC
The sequence above is a segment of the Montipora foliosa isolate CH-2021 chromosome 2, ASM3666993v2, whole genome shotgun sequence genome. Coding sequences within it:
- the LOC137992538 gene encoding uncharacterized protein — its product is MGTTMSSVGLANKPPAMPPVKQNNTVKVTIQSPPDYKFEHFTKLCQHYQEQKKIFQVQIRTEVHNWQRVSKNGDEGTECREKILGLLSNFREAQRQQDTLIEKEKLRLDAFRNCINEDTTNRIKKRLTFFQKLNKQHEALLEHVRQDIQDCRAICKRLNDSSGRYKGFETWIKCPASPAYDYGSIGSL